In Streptomyces sp. DG2A-72, one genomic interval encodes:
- a CDS encoding TetR/AcrR family transcriptional regulator — MTAARTSTSADRPQPGLRERKKTKTRMAIRTATYELIKEQGYDATTIEQIADRAEVSPSTVFRYFPTKEDIVLTDEYDPLIEEELRRRPADEPWPDSLRYALKTGIVLAMAEEPEVTRLRSHLMVQVPAVRSRMIESTSITAELLRRVIAERTGRAADDLEVRVYAMSLIGGLTEVSLYWAENDFEDELENLVDRAMDVIEHGLPPKNA; from the coding sequence ATGACGGCCGCACGTACCTCCACCTCCGCCGACCGCCCCCAGCCGGGGCTCCGCGAGCGGAAGAAGACCAAGACCCGGATGGCGATCCGCACGGCGACGTACGAGCTGATCAAGGAGCAGGGGTACGACGCCACCACGATCGAGCAGATCGCCGACCGAGCCGAGGTCTCGCCGTCGACCGTCTTCCGCTACTTCCCGACCAAGGAGGACATCGTCCTCACGGACGAGTACGACCCACTGATCGAGGAGGAGCTGCGGCGGCGGCCCGCGGACGAGCCCTGGCCGGACTCGCTGCGGTATGCGCTGAAGACGGGCATCGTCCTCGCCATGGCCGAGGAGCCCGAGGTGACCCGGCTGCGGTCGCATCTGATGGTCCAGGTGCCGGCCGTGCGCTCCCGGATGATCGAGAGCACGTCCATCACCGCCGAGCTGCTGCGCCGGGTCATCGCGGAGCGCACCGGCCGCGCCGCCGACGATCTGGAGGTGCGCGTCTACGCGATGTCCCTGATCGGCGGGCTGACGGAGGTCTCGCTGTACTGGGCGGAGAACGACTTCGAGGACGAACTCGAAAACCTGGTCGACCGCGCGATGGACGTCATCGAGCACGGCCTCCCCCCGAAAAACGCCTGA
- the mca gene encoding mycothiol conjugate amidase Mca: MAVHAHPDDESSKGAATMAKYVSEGVDVLVVTCTGGERGSILNPKLQGDKYIEEHIHEVRKKEMDEAREILGVKQEWLGFVDSGLPEGDPLPPLPEGCFALEDVDKAAGELVKQIRSFRPQVITTYDENGGYPHPDHIMTHKISMVAFEGAGDAEKYPEQEFGPAYQPQKLYYNQGFNRPRTEALHQAMLDRGMESPYGDWLKRWDEFGMKQRTLTTHVPCGDFYEIRDKALIAHATQIDPDGGWFKVPLELQKEVWPTEEYELAKSLVDTSLPEDDLFAGIRDNA, encoded by the coding sequence ATGGCCGTCCACGCCCACCCCGACGACGAGTCGAGCAAGGGTGCGGCCACGATGGCGAAGTACGTGTCCGAGGGGGTGGACGTGCTGGTGGTGACCTGCACGGGCGGGGAGCGCGGCTCCATCCTCAATCCGAAGCTCCAGGGGGACAAGTACATCGAGGAGCACATCCACGAGGTACGCAAGAAGGAGATGGACGAGGCCCGGGAGATCCTCGGCGTGAAGCAGGAATGGCTCGGCTTCGTCGACTCCGGCCTGCCCGAGGGCGACCCGCTGCCGCCCCTTCCCGAGGGCTGTTTCGCCCTGGAGGACGTCGACAAGGCAGCCGGTGAGCTGGTGAAGCAGATCCGCTCGTTCCGTCCGCAGGTCATCACGACGTACGACGAGAACGGCGGCTATCCGCACCCCGACCACATCATGACCCACAAGATCTCGATGGTGGCGTTCGAGGGCGCGGGGGACGCCGAGAAGTACCCGGAGCAGGAGTTCGGCCCGGCGTACCAGCCGCAGAAGCTCTACTACAACCAGGGCTTCAACCGCCCCCGCACCGAGGCGCTGCACCAGGCCATGCTCGACCGCGGCATGGAGTCGCCCTACGGCGACTGGCTCAAGCGCTGGGACGAGTTCGGCATGAAGCAGCGCACGCTCACCACGCATGTCCCGTGCGGTGACTTCTACGAGATCCGCGACAAGGCCCTGATCGCCCACGCCACGCAGATCGACCCCGACGGCGGCTGGTTCAAGGTGCCGCTGGAGCTCCAGAAGGAGGTCTGGCCGACGGAGGAGTACGAGCTCGCGAAGTCCCTCGTCGATACCTCCCTCCCCGAGGACGACCTCTTCGCGGGCATCCGCGACAATGCCTGA
- a CDS encoding tetratricopeptide repeat protein: MRDSHRADAERLLARAVEEEVRRSGGRTDGQVLLSRARAELDAMAQKAAEEYEAYTRALDEAEAGQIGFGKRYAREGGGTPLMVAGVAAVAAAVADLALGTDAGTAVGAGVAVGVVGAAATVVKVAGSHLPAAHRRAGEVGQPGGPEQLRLQWLTALEVRGIRPWLDQQRVITASTGPKKKGPQLRGTDKSAAARGRSVLEQSFGQLPEPDGPFAGRRAEMARIRQWVQAARASTQTRPTVVVLHGAPGSGRSALAIRAAHDLKDQFRGACVVDLRGDSPEESPLSTRDALLHLLNRLGAPREQLLFRERSSPDQHLKRLTELYHQHLTGLPVTVVLDDASDPEQVRTLVPERSDSLVLVTARTSLDLPADLPAWVHQLPVQALDAAGAEELLGATAQDASGPYDAESADQVRELCGGLPLALRIAGSSLGPRSPRRLAADLGAYGPVEPVERVLWLRYTDQPEMARRLLRRLALAGRASLGAAAAAALLATDEAEATRHLVTLSDAGLIDHVRGNRYRLHDLVRAFAQARLLDEEEPAERTAAQERLIVNYADLADSVLRLVDGNMSTRSDRFSPHGFTSLDDALRWLDDESSFITAALRHAEGVNQAAVLNLLGALCDYCLLRGDLYRLGEISELAQAVDQGLLVRSVQWRTGIAARQLGELDKARTTLASVVDLYMEAHHDAGAARALCSLGITLHHQGNLIEAAAKLQEALDLQASVELATDRAWTMHALAAVERDRAHLSQALELLNESLVLHRAGESVHGEAWAHFQLGQLALRMGDVPRAESELSTALDLYGRTRDARGEAWALTQLARARLVAGDPSQAVDRLRQAAARHRDNEDARGEAWSVYYLGQALEETGNLDIAVRELERSRTMFSRMRDVYGLACARHHSARATRDQRAAQTGSLRNSGFARQLLVDARADFQRIGVAHGEAWTCLELAVVDAGNTRAQQALALCDEAVGLFTSYGDRRGEDWARFLRCTLLPYAAPGGVEVGTAVAQQELAQLSHSGHPARDEKLDDYVEAYGLLLERGVNLEAGWQAWRLGMVPGRHAREVMGVAVAAAGRG, from the coding sequence ATGCGGGACAGCCACCGGGCGGATGCCGAGCGGCTGTTGGCCCGGGCCGTGGAGGAAGAGGTACGGCGTTCGGGCGGCCGTACCGACGGTCAGGTGCTGTTGTCGCGGGCGCGCGCGGAACTGGACGCCATGGCGCAGAAGGCCGCGGAGGAGTACGAGGCCTACACGCGTGCGCTGGACGAGGCCGAGGCCGGGCAGATCGGGTTCGGGAAGCGGTATGCGCGTGAGGGCGGCGGTACGCCGCTGATGGTGGCCGGGGTCGCCGCGGTCGCCGCCGCGGTGGCCGACCTGGCGCTCGGCACGGACGCGGGGACGGCGGTGGGCGCGGGTGTGGCCGTGGGTGTCGTCGGCGCGGCGGCCACCGTCGTGAAGGTCGCCGGGTCGCATCTGCCTGCCGCGCATCGTCGCGCGGGTGAGGTCGGCCAGCCGGGCGGGCCCGAGCAGCTGCGGCTGCAGTGGCTGACGGCGCTGGAGGTGCGCGGTATCCGTCCGTGGCTCGATCAGCAGCGGGTGATCACCGCGTCCACGGGACCGAAGAAGAAGGGGCCGCAGCTGCGCGGCACGGACAAGAGCGCGGCGGCACGCGGGCGCAGTGTGCTGGAGCAGTCCTTCGGGCAACTGCCGGAGCCGGACGGTCCGTTCGCGGGCCGGCGGGCGGAGATGGCGCGGATCCGGCAGTGGGTGCAGGCGGCCCGCGCGAGTACCCAGACCCGGCCGACGGTGGTCGTGCTGCACGGGGCGCCCGGCAGCGGCCGTAGCGCACTCGCGATCCGTGCGGCGCACGACCTGAAGGACCAGTTCCGCGGGGCGTGCGTGGTGGATCTGCGGGGCGACAGCCCGGAGGAGTCGCCGCTGTCCACGCGGGACGCCCTGCTGCATCTGCTGAATCGTCTCGGCGCGCCGCGCGAGCAGCTGCTGTTCCGCGAGCGCTCCTCCCCCGACCAGCACCTGAAGCGGCTGACCGAGCTGTACCACCAGCATCTGACGGGCCTGCCCGTCACCGTCGTACTCGATGACGCCTCCGACCCCGAGCAGGTCCGCACGCTGGTCCCGGAGCGCTCCGACAGCCTGGTCCTGGTCACCGCCCGCACGTCCCTCGACCTGCCCGCGGACCTGCCGGCCTGGGTGCATCAGCTGCCGGTCCAGGCGCTGGACGCGGCGGGCGCGGAGGAGTTGCTGGGCGCGACGGCGCAGGACGCCTCGGGTCCGTACGACGCCGAATCCGCCGACCAGGTCCGGGAGTTGTGCGGCGGGCTGCCGCTCGCGCTGCGGATCGCGGGCTCCTCGCTCGGCCCGCGCTCACCGCGCCGGCTGGCGGCGGACCTGGGGGCGTACGGCCCGGTGGAACCGGTCGAGCGCGTGCTGTGGCTGCGCTACACCGACCAGCCCGAGATGGCGCGCAGGCTTCTGCGCCGGCTGGCGCTGGCGGGCCGTGCCTCGCTGGGCGCGGCGGCGGCAGCGGCACTGCTGGCCACGGACGAGGCGGAGGCGACCCGGCACCTGGTCACCCTCTCCGACGCGGGCCTCATCGACCATGTACGCGGCAACCGCTACCGCCTGCACGACCTGGTCCGCGCCTTCGCCCAGGCCCGGCTCCTCGACGAGGAGGAACCCGCCGAGCGTACGGCGGCGCAGGAACGGCTGATCGTCAACTACGCCGACCTCGCCGACTCGGTACTGCGCCTGGTCGACGGCAACATGTCGACCCGCTCGGACCGCTTCAGCCCGCACGGTTTCACCTCCCTCGACGACGCGCTGCGCTGGCTGGACGACGAGTCGAGCTTCATCACGGCGGCGCTGCGGCACGCGGAAGGCGTCAACCAGGCGGCGGTGCTCAATCTGCTGGGCGCGCTGTGCGACTACTGCCTGCTGCGCGGTGACCTCTACCGCCTGGGCGAGATCAGCGAGCTGGCGCAGGCCGTCGACCAGGGCCTGCTGGTCCGCTCGGTGCAGTGGCGTACGGGCATCGCGGCCCGTCAGCTGGGCGAGCTGGACAAGGCGCGCACCACCCTCGCCTCGGTGGTCGACCTGTACATGGAGGCGCATCACGACGCGGGCGCGGCCCGCGCGCTCTGCTCGCTCGGCATCACGCTCCACCATCAGGGCAACCTGATCGAGGCCGCGGCGAAACTCCAGGAGGCCCTGGATCTCCAGGCGTCTGTCGAGCTGGCGACGGACCGGGCCTGGACGATGCACGCGCTGGCGGCGGTGGAACGGGACCGGGCACATCTGTCCCAGGCCCTGGAGCTGCTGAACGAGTCCCTCGTCCTGCACCGCGCGGGCGAGTCCGTGCACGGCGAGGCGTGGGCCCACTTCCAGCTCGGCCAGCTGGCGCTGCGCATGGGCGACGTACCGCGCGCGGAGTCGGAACTCTCCACGGCCCTCGATCTCTACGGCCGCACCCGCGACGCCCGCGGCGAGGCCTGGGCCCTGACCCAGCTGGCCCGCGCCCGTCTCGTCGCCGGCGACCCGTCGCAGGCGGTGGACCGGCTCCGCCAGGCGGCGGCCCGGCACCGCGACAACGAGGACGCCCGGGGCGAGGCCTGGTCGGTGTACTACCTCGGCCAGGCCCTGGAGGAGACCGGCAACCTGGACATCGCGGTCCGCGAACTGGAGCGCTCCCGGACGATGTTCTCCCGGATGCGGGACGTGTACGGGCTCGCCTGCGCCCGGCACCACTCGGCGCGGGCCACCCGGGATCAGCGGGCCGCGCAGACGGGGTCGCTCAGGAACTCGGGGTTCGCCCGTCAGCTGCTGGTGGACGCCCGCGCCGACTTCCAGCGCATCGGGGTGGCACACGGGGAGGCGTGGACCTGCCTGGAGCTGGCGGTGGTGGACGCGGGCAACACCCGTGCCCAGCAGGCGCTGGCGTTGTGCGACGAGGCGGTCGGGCTGTTCACGTCGTACGGCGACCGCCGCGGCGAGGACTGGGCCCGCTTCCTGCGCTGCACGCTCCTGCCGTACGCCGCCCCGGGCGGGGTGGAGGTCGGGACGGCTGTGGCTCAGCAGGAGCTGGCACAACTGTCCCACTCGGGCCACCCGGCCCGGGACGAGAAACTGGACGACTATGTGGAGGCGTACGGGCTGTTGCTGGAGCGGGGCGTGAACCTCGAAGCCGGGTGGCAGGCCTGGCGGCTGGGGATGGTGCCGGGGAGGCATGCGCGGGAGGTGATGGGGGTGGCTGTGGCAGCGGCGGGACGGGGGTGA
- the greA gene encoding transcription elongation factor GreA: MTQTSENVTWLTQEAYNQLKAELEYLSGPARTEIAAKIAAAREEGDLRENGGYHAAKEEQGKQELRVRQLTQLLENAKVGEAPTSADGAVAPGMVVTIAFDGDEDDTTTFLLASREYASSDIETYSPQSPLGSGVIGHKVGEDAEYELPNGKKASVTILKAEPYSG; this comes from the coding sequence GTGACCCAGACCAGCGAGAACGTCACCTGGCTGACCCAGGAGGCGTACAACCAGCTCAAGGCAGAGCTGGAGTACCTGTCTGGTCCTGCGCGCACGGAGATCGCCGCCAAGATCGCCGCCGCGCGCGAGGAGGGCGACCTGCGTGAGAACGGCGGGTACCACGCGGCCAAGGAGGAGCAGGGCAAGCAGGAGCTCCGTGTGCGCCAGCTGACCCAGCTCCTGGAGAACGCCAAGGTCGGCGAGGCACCGACCTCGGCGGACGGTGCGGTGGCGCCCGGCATGGTCGTCACGATCGCCTTCGACGGCGACGAAGACGACACGACGACCTTCCTGCTTGCCTCGCGCGAGTACGCCAGTTCCGACATCGAGACGTACTCCCCGCAGTCCCCGCTGGGTTCCGGCGTGATCGGCCACAAGGTCGGCGAAGATGCGGAGTACGAGCTGCCGAACGGCAAGAAGGCCTCCGTGACGATCCTCAAGGCCGAGCCGTACAGCGGCTGA
- a CDS encoding ABC transporter permease — protein MSAVTDAAPVAAPIHPIGQSIRDSLVVGKRNLIRMSRIPEMVIFGLIQPIMFVVMFSYVFGGSMNIGGTTDPGVYREFLMAGIFAQTVTFATAGAGAGIADDMHKGLIDRFRSLPMARGAVLTGRTFADLVQTALTLLVLAIVALLVGWRTHTNIGEVLGAFGLLLLLGYAFTWIGALIGLSVSTPEAATSGGLIWLFPVTFISNAFVDSSRLTPWLQHVADWNPFSATVQACRELFGNPGVSTSDAWPMQHPVWASLIYSVLIIVVFRTLAVRKYRSATA, from the coding sequence GTGAGCGCCGTCACCGACGCCGCGCCCGTCGCGGCGCCCATCCACCCCATCGGCCAGTCCATCCGGGACTCGCTGGTCGTCGGCAAACGCAATCTGATCCGGATGTCCCGGATCCCCGAGATGGTGATCTTCGGGCTCATCCAGCCGATCATGTTCGTGGTCATGTTCAGCTATGTGTTCGGCGGCTCCATGAACATCGGCGGCACCACGGACCCCGGTGTCTACCGCGAGTTCCTGATGGCCGGCATCTTCGCCCAGACCGTCACGTTCGCCACCGCGGGCGCGGGGGCGGGCATCGCCGACGACATGCACAAGGGGCTCATCGACCGCTTCCGCTCCCTGCCCATGGCGCGGGGCGCGGTGCTGACCGGGCGGACCTTCGCCGACCTGGTGCAGACGGCGCTCACGCTGCTCGTGCTCGCGATCGTCGCCCTGCTGGTCGGCTGGCGCACGCACACCAACATCGGCGAGGTGCTCGGGGCCTTCGGGCTGCTGCTCCTGCTCGGCTACGCGTTCACCTGGATCGGCGCCCTGATCGGCCTCTCCGTGAGCACGCCCGAGGCGGCCACCTCCGGCGGACTGATCTGGCTCTTCCCGGTCACGTTCATCTCGAACGCGTTCGTGGACTCCAGCAGGCTGACGCCCTGGCTGCAGCACGTGGCCGACTGGAACCCCTTCAGCGCCACGGTCCAGGCCTGCCGAGAACTCTTCGGCAACCCCGGGGTCTCCACCTCGGACGCCTGGCCCATGCAGCACCCGGTGTGGGCGTCGCTGATCTACTCGGTCCTGATCATCGTCGTCTTCCGGACGCTGGCGGTGCGCAAGTACCGCTCGGCCACGGCCTGA
- a CDS encoding ATP-binding cassette domain-containing protein, which produces MPGAIYAEGLVKTFGDVRALDGVDLDVPEGTVLGLLGPNGAGKTTTVRCLTTLLRPDSGSAVVAGIDVLKHPDAVRRSIGLSGQFAAVDEYLTGRENLQMVGQLYQMKAKAAKVRAAELLEQFNLADAADRTAKTYSGGMRRRLDLAAALVVSPPVMFMDEPTTGLDPRNRQQLWEVIKQLVSGGTTLLLTTQYLEEADHLAHEIAVVDHGHVIARGTSDQLKARTGGERVEVVVHERDDIATAVEVLTGFGKGETTVEEHTRQLTVPVTGGAKLLAEIIRELDVRGIEIDDIGLRRPTLDDVFLSLTGHVAEVKDEEDGTAADPKDRRHKKETAK; this is translated from the coding sequence ATGCCAGGCGCCATCTATGCCGAAGGCCTGGTGAAGACCTTCGGTGATGTAAGGGCACTGGACGGCGTCGACCTCGATGTCCCCGAGGGCACGGTGCTGGGCCTGCTCGGGCCGAACGGCGCGGGCAAGACGACGACCGTCCGCTGTCTGACGACCCTGCTGCGCCCCGACAGCGGTTCGGCGGTCGTCGCGGGCATCGACGTGCTCAAGCACCCCGACGCCGTGCGCCGCTCGATCGGCCTGTCCGGCCAGTTCGCGGCGGTCGACGAATACCTGACCGGCCGCGAGAACCTGCAGATGGTCGGCCAGCTCTACCAGATGAAGGCCAAGGCCGCGAAGGTCCGGGCCGCCGAGCTGCTCGAGCAGTTCAATCTCGCGGACGCCGCCGACCGGACCGCGAAGACCTACTCCGGAGGCATGCGCCGCCGGCTCGACCTCGCGGCCGCCCTGGTCGTCTCGCCGCCCGTGATGTTCATGGACGAGCCGACGACCGGCCTCGACCCGCGCAACCGCCAGCAGCTGTGGGAGGTCATCAAACAGCTCGTCTCCGGCGGTACGACGCTGCTGCTGACCACCCAGTATCTGGAGGAGGCCGACCACCTCGCGCACGAGATCGCGGTGGTCGACCACGGCCATGTCATCGCCCGCGGCACCTCCGACCAGCTCAAGGCCCGCACCGGCGGCGAGCGCGTCGAGGTCGTGGTGCACGAGCGCGACGACATCGCGACCGCCGTCGAGGTGCTCACCGGCTTCGGCAAGGGCGAGACCACCGTCGAGGAGCACACCCGCCAGCTCACCGTGCCCGTCACCGGCGGCGCCAAGCTCCTTGCCGAGATCATCCGCGAACTGGACGTCCGCGGTATCGAGATCGACGACATCGGCCTGCGCCGGCCCACCCTCGACGACGTGTTCCTGTCCCTCACCGGCCATGTGGCAGAGGTCAAGGACGAAGAAGACGGCACGGCGGCCGACCCCAAGGACCGCCGGCACAAGAAGGAGACAGCCAAGTGA
- a CDS encoding thioredoxin domain-containing protein — translation MPNRLAQETSPYLLQHAENPVDWWPWSTEAFDEARKSGKPVLLSVGYSSCHWCHVMAHESFEDQTTADYLNAHFVNIKVDREERPDVDAVYMEAVQAATGQGGWPMTVFLTPDAEPFYFGTYFPPAPRHGMPSFRQVLEGVRSAWTDRREEVAEVAGKIVRDLAGREISYGGPEAPGEEELARALLGLTREYDAQRGGFGGAPKFPPSMVIEFLLRHAARTGSEGALQMAADTCERMARGGIYDQLGGGFARYSVDREWVVPHFEKMLYDNALLCRVYAHLWRATGSDLARRVALETADFMVRELRTTEGGFASALDADSDDGSGKHVEGAYYVWTPEQLRDVLGDDAELAAEYFGVTEEGTFEEGSSVLQLPQREGVFDAEKVESVKRRLLDARAARPAPGRDDKVVAAWNGLAIAALAETGAYFDRPDLVEAAVGAADLLVRLHLDDHAQIARTSKDGQVGANAGVLEDYADVAEGFLALASVTGEGVWLEFAGFLLDHVLARFVDAESGALFDTASDAEQLIRRPQDPTDNAAPSGWTAAAGALLSYAAQTGAEPHRTAAERALGVVKALGPRVPRFVGWGLAVAEALLDGPKEVAIVGPSLDDKATKALHRTALLGTAPGAVVAVGTPESDELPLLADRPLVQGEPTAYVCRNFTCDAPTTDPERLRTTLNG, via the coding sequence ATGCCGAACCGACTGGCCCAAGAGACGTCCCCCTATCTCCTCCAGCACGCCGAGAACCCCGTCGACTGGTGGCCCTGGTCGACCGAGGCCTTCGACGAGGCCAGGAAGAGCGGCAAACCGGTCCTGTTGAGCGTCGGCTACAGCAGCTGCCACTGGTGCCACGTCATGGCGCACGAGTCCTTCGAGGACCAGACCACCGCCGACTACCTCAACGCCCACTTCGTCAACATCAAGGTCGACCGCGAGGAACGCCCCGATGTCGACGCCGTCTACATGGAGGCCGTCCAGGCGGCCACCGGTCAGGGCGGCTGGCCCATGACCGTGTTTCTCACGCCGGATGCCGAGCCGTTCTACTTCGGGACCTACTTCCCGCCGGCGCCGCGGCACGGGATGCCGTCGTTCCGGCAGGTGCTGGAGGGTGTGCGCAGCGCGTGGACGGACCGGCGGGAGGAGGTGGCCGAGGTCGCGGGGAAGATCGTGCGGGATCTCGCCGGGCGGGAGATCTCCTACGGTGGTCCTGAGGCGCCGGGTGAGGAAGAGCTCGCGCGGGCTCTCCTCGGCCTCACCCGTGAGTACGACGCCCAGCGCGGCGGGTTCGGCGGTGCGCCGAAGTTTCCGCCGTCCATGGTCATCGAGTTCCTGCTGCGGCATGCGGCGCGCACCGGGTCGGAGGGCGCGCTGCAGATGGCCGCAGACACCTGTGAGCGGATGGCGCGAGGCGGCATCTACGACCAGCTCGGCGGCGGCTTCGCCCGGTACTCCGTCGACCGCGAGTGGGTCGTGCCCCACTTCGAAAAGATGCTGTACGACAACGCCCTGCTCTGCCGCGTCTACGCCCACCTCTGGCGTGCCACCGGCTCCGACCTGGCCCGGCGCGTCGCCCTGGAGACCGCCGACTTCATGGTGCGCGAACTCCGCACCACCGAAGGCGGGTTCGCCTCCGCGCTCGACGCCGACAGCGACGACGGGAGCGGCAAGCATGTCGAGGGGGCCTACTACGTCTGGACGCCGGAGCAGCTTCGTGACGTCCTCGGTGACGACGCCGAACTCGCCGCCGAATACTTCGGCGTGACCGAGGAGGGCACCTTCGAGGAGGGCTCCTCGGTGCTTCAACTCCCGCAGCGCGAGGGCGTGTTCGACGCGGAGAAGGTGGAGTCCGTCAAGCGGCGGCTCCTGGACGCCCGCGCCGCCCGCCCCGCCCCCGGCCGCGACGACAAGGTGGTCGCCGCCTGGAACGGGCTCGCGATCGCCGCGCTCGCCGAGACCGGCGCCTACTTCGACCGCCCCGATCTGGTCGAGGCCGCGGTCGGCGCCGCCGATCTCCTCGTACGACTGCATCTGGACGACCATGCGCAGATCGCCCGTACCAGCAAGGACGGGCAGGTCGGGGCGAACGCGGGGGTGCTGGAGGACTATGCGGACGTTGCCGAGGGGTTCCTCGCGCTCGCGTCCGTCACGGGGGAGGGGGTCTGGCTGGAGTTCGCCGGGTTCCTGCTCGATCATGTCCTCGCCCGGTTCGTCGACGCGGAGTCCGGCGCGCTCTTCGACACCGCCTCCGACGCCGAGCAGTTGATCCGCCGTCCGCAGGATCCGACCGACAACGCCGCTCCCTCCGGCTGGACCGCTGCCGCCGGGGCCCTGCTGAGCTACGCCGCGCAGACGGGTGCCGAGCCCCATCGCACGGCCGCCGAGCGGGCGTTGGGGGTCGTCAAGGCGCTGGGGCCGCGGGTGCCGCGGTTCGTCGGGTGGGGGCTCGCCGTCGCCGAGGCGCTGCTCGACGGGCCGAAGGAGGTCGCGATCGTGGGGCCGTCCCTCGATGACAAGGCGACAAAAGCCTTGCACCGTACGGCGCTTCTCGGCACCGCCCCGGGCGCGGTCGTCGCCGTGGGGACTCCGGAGAGTGATGAGCTTCCGCTGCTGGCCGACCGGCCGCTCGTCCAGGGTGAACCAACGGCGTACGTCTGCCGTAACTTCACGTGTGACGCCCCGACGACCGACCCGGAGCGGTTGCGCACCACGCTGAACGGCTGA
- a CDS encoding DUF4307 domain-containing protein: MSTASTRLPEGRYGRSSDERADGRLRVAAIVLGVVLVALIGYFAYYYIGQNKISAEVIEFEQSKNSVQVHLEVRKDADANGYCTVRSQAENGAEVGRADFHFDGDATRIDKVVTLRTTSPGTTAELLGCHAD, translated from the coding sequence ATGAGTACGGCGAGCACGCGGCTGCCCGAGGGCCGTTACGGCCGCTCCTCGGACGAGCGTGCCGACGGCAGGCTCAGGGTCGCCGCCATCGTGCTCGGGGTGGTGCTGGTCGCCCTGATCGGGTATTTCGCCTATTACTACATCGGCCAGAACAAGATCAGTGCTGAAGTGATCGAGTTCGAGCAGTCGAAGAACTCGGTGCAGGTTCATCTGGAGGTCCGTAAGGACGCCGATGCCAACGGCTACTGCACGGTGCGCTCCCAGGCGGAGAACGGCGCCGAGGTCGGCCGGGCGGACTTCCACTTCGACGGGGACGCCACACGCATCGACAAGGTCGTCACGCTCCGTACCACCTCGCCGGGCACCACGGCTGAGCTGCTGGGCTGCCACGCCGACTGA
- a CDS encoding Mut7-C RNAse domain-containing protein produces MNGPEIHVEFTPGLALFVPQARRRGATPVATDSVSTLGHVVESLGVPLTEVGALVVDGREVPVSYVPKAGDSVRVLPVERPQQVPGAPLRFLLDVHLGTLARRLRLLGVDTAYESTDIGDAALAARSAAEKRVMLSRDRGLLRRRELWAGGYVYSTRPDEQLHDVLDRFRPELRPWTRCTACNGLLKEATKAEVADQLQHGTHRTYDVFAQCEECGRAYWKGAHHEQLEAIVERALAEFPSAS; encoded by the coding sequence GTGAACGGTCCCGAGATCCACGTCGAATTCACCCCCGGACTGGCCCTGTTCGTCCCGCAGGCCCGACGCCGCGGCGCCACCCCGGTGGCCACCGACAGCGTCTCCACCCTCGGCCATGTCGTCGAGTCCCTCGGCGTCCCGCTGACCGAGGTCGGCGCACTCGTCGTGGACGGCCGCGAGGTCCCGGTGTCGTACGTCCCGAAGGCCGGCGACTCGGTGCGGGTCCTGCCCGTCGAGCGCCCCCAGCAGGTTCCCGGCGCTCCCCTGCGCTTCCTCCTCGACGTCCATCTCGGCACCCTCGCCCGCCGGCTCCGCCTGCTCGGCGTGGACACGGCGTACGAGTCGACGGACATCGGCGACGCGGCGCTGGCGGCGCGCTCGGCCGCCGAGAAGCGGGTCATGCTGAGCCGTGACCGGGGTCTGCTGCGGCGCCGCGAACTCTGGGCCGGCGGCTACGTCTACAGCACCCGCCCCGACGAACAACTCCACGACGTCCTCGACCGGTTCCGCCCCGAGCTGCGCCCCTGGACCCGCTGCACCGCCTGCAACGGCCTGCTGAAGGAGGCCACCAAGGCCGAGGTCGCGGACCAGCTGCAGCACGGGACGCACCGGACGTACGACGTCTTCGCCCAGTGCGAGGAGTGCGGGCGTGCCTACTGGAAGGGCGCGCACCACGAACAGCTGGAAGCCATCGTGGAGCGCGCCCTCGCGGAGTTCCCCAGCGCTTCCTGA